Below is a window of Camelina sativa cultivar DH55 chromosome 11, Cs, whole genome shotgun sequence DNA.
tttcctgctcattcgttgttggaagcatattaatcttatttatagtggttctgaaccattgtctaaaacttttctagccgaggtgggacgttgtacatagtttttttatttccttaaatttaaaattttcctttttctcaaaatttttaatatagaaaattctgaaaattttaaaaaatgttaatgaatgacatgttaaatcctgataggttgtttaaaataattcttaatatataaaattcagtaaatttaaaaaaaatattaacgaGTGACATGTAAATcccgataggttgtttaaaatcctatgtgacAGCCTTAAAAACTtatatagctcctacttttatttaatatagatTAAATAATCTTCCTCGTCTATTCTTACGGTGAGCACCACCATTTTTCAAAGACTTATTGGGTGAGTTAGGAAAGATTTCCAGACCTATAAGGCCATGAATGTTTGAGAGATTTTAGGTAGTTTTTAGATtatagattttagttttcagattttagtttttagattttggtttttaaattttgcaaaataaatttaaaaacaaatgaaaaattagaaaaaaaatgtttcgtagaagaaatctcaaaaactcattaaaatgggattttggattttgttaagaaattaGTATAATCTTCAAGAATCTGGATTTCCTATTTTTTAGGAAAActatttttcataaaatcttgaatggttaaaaaatggatttttgaaaaatctaaaaccaaaaaccatttgaaaaacCACATCCAGTCAAGGCCTAAGAGAAATAGATGGGATCCATCGGACCTATTTATATGATCGCCCTAGCCGCAAACTCTCTCTGGCACAATCCCCGAGGCTCCCACTTCCGGCGGCGTCGACGTCAGTCGGTATTGCTGAGACATCGTTTCTTCCTCTCTGTCATTTCATCTgtcttttaattttggtttttgcgTCTCTTGGTTCTATCGGAGTTCTGAGATCTCAAATCTCCGCTCTTAAATTGCTTCAGCTTCAGTCTCCCTTTCCTCAGCTTCAGACTCCCTTTCCTCAGCCGGTGGATCTTCTCGGCAAGTCTATCTTCTTGAGGCTCCCAGTGAAGAGTGTCCTTTTGGAGGCTGTTATCCCGCATCTCAGTCTTTCGCATCAAATCACCAACTTCAGATCCGGTCTTAACGCTCTGCAACTCCCACTCCTGATGCTTTGTTTCTCCGACCTAACTGGCCAAAGAATCCAACCTGGTCGGATGGCGACATCGAGACAAGGGTTTTGCGTGTATCTCTCTCCTTATCTGATTCACCTCCCAGAACCACCGCCACTTAACCTGATGAAGAGATCTCCAAGTCGAACCCAATTGCTAATGGTCGGCTCTGGTTATGGTCTTAACCCATGCGATTACCGCCCCCCCCTCCTTTCAATCTTTCAACCAAACTATCACATTCCCTGCAAACTTTAGCTGATTACAGCCCTCATCTCCAATGGTAAATGTTTGTTATTCACTCCTTTTCACGAACCATGGCCAATAGTTTGTTTTTGATAGGTTTTGATACATTTTTGATTTGGAAGCTCTTTAGACCCTCTAATGTTTTATTGAACCCAAATCTATTGGAACCTTTTACCCCTATTTTGGCTGGCGACACACACCATGATAGCAAAGTAGAAGGCTCCTTAGGATGGTTAGATACTTATTCCTGCCAAGGTCAGATTGAAAGCTTGtataaaaatctttgtaaaACCCACAACCCCGACCACCACCAATTGCCTAATGTTTCCAACCTAGGGTCAGGTTTATTATTTCAGTGTACAACTGACTATTCCAGTGTACAACTgactacaagctttgtgtggaattccttAACTTCCATGGCCGATGGCTTCATGTGAGGGAGCATCCACCTGCTCTGTTACGGTATTACTAGAGATGTCAAACGGGCATGCCCGCGACCGCATGGACCGACCGCGATGgtcttgcttttcttctcatcCGCTGCGGACTGGTCCGCCACGGGCGACGGGCAACGAATCACCGCCCATACCTGCCCCGCTTATTCTTGCGGACTAACGGGCATGCCCGCGGGCGTTGTCTTGTTATGTTTCGTTGACATCTCTATTAATGTGTTTGTTGTGAATTTGTCTCTTTGATGACTCGTTCGATCTTAGtatggatttgatttgtttcttcatGATTTCTTGTTATGTGGAAATGAAGATGAGAgtgatattgaagaagaagttcaagtggtTCAGAATAACGACTTCAATAACCATTATCGGCAAAGTGGtagtgaagatgatgaaaatataGATACTAAATGTGTGGTTAAGCCTGCTAAAGATCAAACGTTTTTGGGGAGAAATAACACGGATTCTTAAGCAAGAGCCCAAGACTTTGTGTGCCTTCCAGAACAAACGGACAAGAACTTGATTCTTCTCcaatcttgaaatttttttgaagaacaAAGAAGTGAGCAAAAGTTAACTATAGTAGATAAAACAGAAGATCAAAGATGTTTAAACTGAAATTTAAATCAAAGAAGTACTAAACTGAAGCATTAGTTGAGGTACTTAAACTGAAACATTAAACCAAAGTATTAAATTGAAATGGAAAGCTGAAAACAGAAGTCTCAAGGTTAAGATGTCTCTTCAACCAAATCAagcttcatcatcaacaactgATTGGAAAGAAGGTAGTGTCTCATCTTCAGCAaattcttcatcctcctctacATATGGCAAAGTAATAAGAAGGTCTAGGTAAATATATGTCACTTAAAAGTTACACAATCAATACCAAATTATGATAATTGTTTGCTTACCATTTTCATAtgcttcaaaaccttttaaccaATTGCGGCAACATATTAGTGCTTGAACATTTTTTGGGAGAAGACGGCTTCTATACTTGTTCAAAACTCGAGTTCCAATACTAAAAGAAGATTCAGATGCTACTGTTGTGATTGGTATACTAAGGAGGTCGCAAGTCATTGACGCCAGTTCTCCATACCGTTgagagttatctttccaatattttaaaatatccaaactcTCATACTCAATTATATCTATCGGTGGATCATCTAGATACATTTCCAAAGAAGACTTTCCACTAGTAACAACAGTTTGTTTGCGGAAGTTTATAAAATCATGCAAATGTATAAAACAAgacccaaaacattttttaaaaaaaactgcaaatgtacaaaacaaaaagaaactataaCTAAACCTGAAAAAAGTCTAGACATCTATACACATTTCTCAAAACAGAACTTAAAAACCAATATCATAAGAGACTGAGAACTTACATCATAGTTGCCAAAACTccctttttttccttcattctcATCAGTTTTCTGATTAGTTTCACGTGTCTCTGTAGAAGATGATGTGAAAATGGATTTATTCTCATAAGATCCAAAAAGAGTAGTAAGCTTACCATGCAAATGTTTAATCTTGCTCTGAGCAGAACCCTTGTCGTTCtttccaaaacaataatttacCATTGTTAGCTTCAACTTTGGATCAAACATTGTAGTCATTGCAAAGACATCACTAACCTCTTCCCAATATTTATCAAACCTTTCTCTCATTGGGACAATCATACTTCTGATGACTTCATCTTGATTCTGTGAATTCGATATCAACCAATTGTTGATCTTCCAAACTTGCATGAAATACAAGTTTGAAGTTGGATATGTTGAACATGAGATCAGATTAGTGATTTCATCAAAAGGCtccaaaaactcacaaatctGCTTCAATCGGTGCCATTCAGCTTCTGTAGGGTGAAACTTGTAGTTTTTCCCATCAATGACTTTGAGATTACCAAAGGCAGCTCGATACTTGAGAGCCCTATCAAGCATCTTGTATGTTGAGTTCCATCTAGTTTTCACATCCATAATCAACCCCGCTTTCAACTGTAGACCAACAACTTCAACACATTTTGAAAACAATATCTCACGTTTTTCAGAAGCTTGAACATATTTGATACTCTCTCTGATCTTTTCCAATGTATCATCTATATCTTTCAGGCCAATCTGAACAATGATGTTGAGGATATGTGCTGTGTATCGCACATGAAAATAGTCTCCTCCACACAACAAATCATACCGCAACATAAGCTGAGATTTCAGAATCTCTTGTGTTGTGTCATTGTTAGTAGCATTGTCTAATGTGATGGAAAACACTTTTTTCTCAATTCTCCAATCCTTCCACTTCTGTAGTATCTCTGAAATGCCCCTACCATCCGACTTCTTAAAAAGATCCTCAAAGTATTTTGTAACAATCTGTTCCATGCCCAAAGGTGAATCGTTCCAGACATCATCGACATCAAATAAACCAGTAATCCTATTTCTCACCCGCCTTTGCTTAGTAGAGGCTTGgaaatatttagtatttttgtcCCCACCCTTAACCAGAATTTCCTGCTTTTTTGTTGCCAGTATATTTCCTCATCACTATACACGCCTCTTTTAATTTCCTCTCCATACCCCGAATCTCCGCCTGAGAAATCGAATCATCCATCTTCGCCTCGTACAAAGCCTCCTTCAAGAAAGAAATAAGTGAGGGACCAGAACTTATATTATACTTCCGCCACCAAGAAATCGAGTTCCTACAATTCTTTATCTTATCCACAAAACCCGGTGTCCAAAAATTCCCTGTCCTATTCCACCCTGACTCGACCGCACCTAAAATACCCTCCTTACCTAACCAGCGTTATCAAATCGGAACTGTCTATGCCTTCTCCTATTTTTTTTAGACAAGTTGCTAAAATTGGACAATGATCAGAACCAATCATCTCCAAATAGTCTACCTCGAATTCAGATAAAGCccatgccaatcctcattaccCACTACACGATCTAACCGACAACGAACCACCTGATTATTACATCTATTACCTCTCCAGGATAATTGTTCTCCATAACAAAGAAATTTGAGCATCCCGCAATGGCGAAGCATTGAAATAAAAGGtgcaaaagaagaagcaggGCGCAAAGCACCACCCTTTTTCTCATGATTCCTCACCAATTCGTTAAAATCGCCGATCAAAAACCAGGGATCAACGCGGAAAGACCCAATATCTGTTAACCTATCCCAAACCTTTTCCCGATGTTGAGGAACACGGTCGccataaacaaaagacataaaaaCCACTTGTTGTCCAATTAAACCTTGTGTATCAATAATACGATCACTATCAAAAAGaattgaaagttttattttatccaTAAAAAATAAAGCTAAACTACCACTAGATCCGCGGGGTTCAACAGTACACAATTTATTATAACCAAAgttattctgaaatttttttaaataagaaaaacatttttttgtttctgataaaaataaaatgtctggTCGATGCTTTTTCCACAGATCACCCAAATAATTTTCTGTCAGGTCTGCCCCAATGCCCTGACAGCTCCAGTTTAAAATCTTCACGTTTGAGCCGGTGGTTTCGAGAGCGCCACCATGCCCTTCTTAAGAAGACGACTTCTTCCGCCCACAGGAATACCATCTTTTGTCTTTTGACCTTGATTCCCCACCGTCACTGATTTATTTCCCTTGCGTGCAGATTTGAGTGACAATGCTTTAGCTAAGAGACGTTTCCCAGGTGAAACCAGAGGCAATACAAATTTCTGCAAACTATTAAGACCTTTCCTACCCAAGGGACTACCCCCTTTAACCACACCACTAATCAGTATTCCCAAAGAAACATACTTCATAGCGGTATTCATAGCAttcaaactaaaatttaaagaatcagaaacaagagTACCTTGGATAGTATTACCATCCGCATTTACACCCAACTCAGTACCATCAATGATAGCTAACTCTAATTCTTGCTGTGAATCATCCGGATTATCAGCATCATCAAATTCACCATCCTCTAATAAGTCATCAGTACTTTCATTAAAAACCGGTTCCTCTAGATCCTCTTCCCTCCCCCTGAACCATTCTCCACTGACACCTCCATTGAAATATCCTCGGCCACCCCAGACAAAGCACCACCGTGAACAATACGTTGAGATTTTTTCTCACTAGAAGCTTGCTTAACCGTATACATTGGTTTCGGCCACACTGGCCTAATTCCCTTCCTATGTGGTGGTAAACCCGTACTAGAGTCCACCATGTCGCCTCCAGCCATCTGCGTATCAGAAGGAACATATCCCATATCAGTTCCCGACCCACTGCCCTGATATCTTAACTTTTGTCCCCAAACATGACCTTGATTCCTCACATGAAGAGGAAAACCCGGAGAAGTAGACTCACCACCGCGAAACTGAGGATGTCTCCCCTCATTGGATTGCTCATATTGGAAATCCAATGCCCGTTTAACATGATTCTTTGGTTTCTCCCACCCACCATCATGCTGAGCAGGACCCTATTGAGCCAGAACCTATTGCCTTtgtaccccccccccccccNNNNNNNNNNNNNNNNNNNNNNNNNNNNNNNNNNNNNNNNNNNNNNNNNNNNNNNNNNNNNNNNNNNNNNNNNNNNNNNNNNNNNNNNNNNNNNNNNNNNNNNNNNNNNNNNNNNNNNNNNNNNNNNNNNNNNNNNNNNNNNNNNNNNNNNNNNNNNNNNNNNNNNNNNNNNNNNNNNNNNNNNNNNNNNNNNNNNNNNNNNNNNNNNNNNNNNNNNNNNNNNNNNNNNNNNNNNNNNNNNNNNNNNNNNNNNNNNNNNNNNNNNNNNNNNNNNNNNNNNNNNNNNNNNNNNNNNNNNNNNNNNNNNNNNNNNNNNNNNNNNNNNNNNNNNNNNNNNNNNNNNNNNNNNNNNNNNNNNNNNNNNNNNNNNNNNNNNNNNNNNNNNNNNNNNNNNNNNNNNNNNNNNNNNNNNNNNNNNNNNNNNNNNNNNNNNNNNNNNNNNNNNNNNNNNNNNNNNNNNNNNNNNNNNNNNNNNNNNNNNNNNNNNNNNNNNNNNNNNNNNNNNNNNNNNNNNNNNNNNNNNNNNNNNNNNNNNNNNNNNNNNNNNNNNNNNNNNNNNNNNNNNNNNNNNNNNNNNNNNNNNNNNNNNNNNNNNNNNNNNNNNNNNNNNNNNNNNNNNNNNNNNNNNNNNNNNNNNNNNNNNNNNNNNNNNNNNNNNNNNNNNNNNNNNNNNNNNNNNNNNNNNNNNNNNNNNNNNNNNNNNNNNNNNNNNNNNNNNNNNNNNNNNNNNNNNNNNNNNNNNNNNNNNNNNNNNNNNNNNNNNNNNNNNNNNNNNNNNNNNNNNNNNNNNNNNNNNNNNNNNNNNNNNNNNNNNNNNNNNNNNNNNNNNNNNNNNNNNNNNNNNNNNNNNNNNNNNNNNNNNNNNNNNNNNNNNNNNNNNNNNNNNNNNNNNNNNNNNNNNNNNNNNNNNNNNNNNNNNNNNNNNNNNNNNNNNNNNNNNNNNNNNNNNNNNNNNNNNNNNNNNNNNNNNNNNNNNNNNNNNNNNNNNNNNNNNNNNNNNNNNNNNNNNNNNNNNNNNNNNNNNNNNNNNAATCTCCCGACCCGCAGGACCATTCTTCAGCTCCGGACAGACCAACATATCATGTGCTAATCTGAGACAATGTTTACAAAAGCCTGACAGCTTCTCATACTCTATAGTGACCAACACATCATCACCTGTATCAAAGGGGACCACCAAGTTGAAAAGCAAAGGATTGAATCCATTTACCGTGACACAAATACATCTTGTTTCCTCATCGAGTTCCTTAATTTTACCAATCTTCTTCCCTATAGCCTCAAGTCTTGCCAACTCCCACAAATGCATAGGAATTCCTCCGACCTTCACCCATAAACTGATGGCTGAGGGATAAGAACCAGACATTATAGGTTCCCAACAAATCAGTAAGAAcatacaaccatcaaaatggtAAGGACCATTGAGCAAGACACCCTGAAGATCCTCCTCTTCTTTAAAGTTAATTTGAAATGTTCCCTGACCCAAGTCCGCTCCCATAACTTTTGCTTCCAACTTCCAAATCTTGGGCCATGATAAATCCCAGACACATATGCAAACAAAACCTCTGAGAAAACAGCAAGAATACGCTGACAATACTATTCCGACGAACCCACCAAGGATTGAGGAAGAACAGAGAtatatcatgaaaaaaaaaaaaaaatctcgtgGCCAGTTAAATATATAACCACAGACCAAGACCACCAATCCCAGAAGGAACAAAGACAGTATCCGCTTACCTTCCAAAACTCCCCGTGACAGTAAATATCCGAATATTCTCATACCAGCTAACCACCAAAAGCAAGGAAAGAAAATCTCATTACCTGTTGCCAACAGAATCATATCCATTATAGCAAAGATctcacaaaaactcaagaacaaatgGAGATTCGTATCACCCCAAACACCCAGAAATGGAAACCACAAATCCAATCAACCATCAACGCCGATTCGATCAGTTATAAATGCGAATTGCATAAACAAACACCCATCACCATGGGCCCGTGAATCTTTTCCCCGCGAAGCTCTCTGAACCCTTAACATAGAAACCCAATAAATCGAAGATCCCCCACATGGGGCCGGATCTGAGAGAAATGATCTCGTCTATCTAGATACAGGGATGGAAAACCAATCCATTCCCTAATTCGACAATCACTAAGAGCAACCGAGAGACCTTCTCTCATTCCTCCCTCATCGTTGTCCTCTATAACCATCTCAagccaaaaccctaaaaatcgcaATCGCAGTCGCcattgagagagaaaaaaattaatgcCGAAAATTAGAAATGCCTCTTTTGATATAccttttttgaacattttcatttttgccattttttacacaattacaatatgttaaattaatttttataacttttttttaggtttggattctctatttttatatttaggggtatagtttttaaggggtaggatttaatatttggagcttagggttttgaatttagtcattttatatattaaaaaaggatatttttgaaaatagacaccaTGAAAGGGtactttttgaaaatagacaccatgaaagaggtatttttgaaaatttcccaaatttaattaagtaatgtgttaaatgacaaaaaatatgttttagatcATAGATCTTCTCtcttaaatctcacacactcaataagttcCTCACAATGAAACACAAGGCcaaggtaaattaattataaaagacCAATGTACTTGATGTTTGGAAGAgacatatttttagttttcttgacTCTCACATAACGATTTTTGTAATGCAGTTCCGTGGGGCTGCAGTTGCATTGGTAGGAATGATCAAGCGACATTTGAGAAGAGTCAccggtgatttgttttaatatttttcacaaataatcttattgtcattttcacaaataatcttattttcttaaatttctgataaaatgttatatttatttagatttttttgaactcatgtgcgatgtgccattaaatttacatcaagttttctggattattgttaattggaatcttattttcttgtaattgtttattttctaatctcCTCAATCGTATCTATACTTCATTTTCTCCTATCCTTAATAAAATGGTTAggtagaagatatatatatataaatatctcaGTATCATtgacttgttttatttttttttaacaaaaaaatccaatcGCAACTGCTTGCAGAaagtaacttttgaaatttagtGGTTTCAAGCGGTTGggagcggtttgtgtgattggtatCAATCGCTAGTAACCGTTACCACCCACAAACGCAACTACTGTGAGATGGATCGCGGGTTGAACATGTATTCGAACTTGTACTATTCTGAACTAAAATACCAGCTTAACCACTACACCAAAATAAACTTGTTaaattaaatacttttaaaattaatatatatggtaGATGTTTGGGAAAAAGTAATCGATTCGTTTAGAGACTACA
It encodes the following:
- the LOC109127407 gene encoding zinc finger BED domain-containing protein RICESLEEPER 2-like, whose amino-acid sequence is MEQIVTKYFEDLFKKSDGRGISEILQKWKDWRIEKKVFSITLDNATNNDTTQEILKSQLMLRYDLLCGGDYFHVRYTAHILNIIVQIGLKDIDDTLEKIRESIKYVQASEKREILFSKCVEVVGLQLKAGLIMDVKTRWNSTYKMLDRALKYRAAFGNLKVIDGKNYKFHPTEAEWHRLKQICEFLEPFDEITNLISCSTYPTSNLYFMQVWKINNWLISNSQNQDEVIRSMIVPMRERFDKYWEEVSDVFAMTTMFDPKLKLTMVNYCFGKNDKGSAQSKIKHLHGKLTTLFGSYENKSIFTSSSTETRETNQKTDENEGKKGSFGNYDVSSQSLMILVFKFCFEKCV